Proteins encoded by one window of Xenopus tropicalis strain Nigerian chromosome 6, UCB_Xtro_10.0, whole genome shotgun sequence:
- the irf4 gene encoding interferon regulatory factor 4: MHQDGDCGMTPLSCGNGKLRQWLIDQIDSGKYPGLVWENEERSIFRIPWKHAGKQDYNREEDAALFKAWALFKGKYREGIDKPDPPTWKTRLRCALNKSNDFEELVERSQLDISDPYKVYKIIPEGSKKGLKQHGSEDSQVIVSHPFPVPPSYSSLPTHPQVSNFILPHERNWRDFAPEQPHPELPYQCTAVPFAARSHLWQNASCENNYQVTGSFYACTPTEAQTIDPGIRSGEAIAFSDCRLHISLYYRDTLVEERTTVSQEGCRISHGHCYDISRLEQVVFPYPEDSSLRKNIEKVLSHLDRGVILWLAPDGMYARRMCQSRIYWEGPLSMYSDRPNKLERDIACKLFDTQQFLSELQAYALHGRPVPRFQIVLCFGEEFPDAQRGRKLITAHVEPVFARQLVGFAEQNGGHFMRGYDFTDHISSSDEYHRTVRQAPLQE, encoded by the exons ATGCACCAAGACGGAGACTGTGGAATGACACCACTTAGTTGTGGAAACGGAAAGCTAAGGCAGTGGTTGATTGACCAAATTGACAGTGGAAAATACCCTGGATTGGTGTGGGAAAATGAGGAAAGAAGTATTTTTCGTATTCCTTGGAAACATGCAGGAAAACAGGATTATAACCGAGAAGAGGACGCTGCTCTCTTTAAG GCCTGGGCCCTTTTTAAAGGTAAATACAGAGAGGGCATTGATAAACCAGATCCTCCAACATGGAAGACAAGACTGCGCTGTGCCTTAAACAAGAGCAATGACTTTGAAGAGCTGGTGGAAAGGAGTCAGCTGGATATTTCCGACCCATATAAGGTGTACAAGATTATCCCAGAAGGTTCAAAGAAAG GATTAAAGCAACATGGCTCAGAGGATTCACAGGTCATTGTGAGCCACCCATTTCCGGTTCCACCTTCATACTCTTCTCTGCCCACTCACCCTCAG GTGTCAAACTTCATCCTACCTCATGAGCGTAACTGGAGAGACTTTGCACCAGAACAACCACATCCTGAGCTTCCTTACCAGTGCACTGCTGTCCCCTTTGCAGCACGTAGTCACTTATGGCAAAATGCTTCTTGTGAAAATA ATTACCAAGTAACTGGATCCTTTTATGCATGTACGCCAACGGAAGCACAGACCATAGATCCAGGCATAAGGTCTGGTGAGGCCATTGCATTCTCAG ATTGCCGACTGCACATCAGCTTATACTATAGGGATACCCTTGTTGAAGAAAGAACCACAGTAAGTCAAGAAGGCTGCAGGATCTCACATGGACATTGCTATGACATCAGTCGCTTGGAGCAAGTTGTTTTCCCATATCCAGAAGACAGCAGCCTGAGGAAGAATATAGAAAAAGTACTAAGCCATCTGGATAGGGGTGTAATCCTTTGGCTGGCCCCTGATGGAATGTACGCAAGGAGGATGTGCCAGAGCAGGATCTACTGGGAGGGACCTTTGTCCATGTATAGTGACCGACCAAATAAATTAGAACGAGACATTGCCTGCAAACTATTTGATACTCAGCAGTTCTTATCAG AACTGCAGGCATATGCTCTTCATGGACGTCCTGTGCCAAGATTTCAGATTGTTTTATGTTTCGGGGAAGAATTCCCAGATGCACAAAGAGGAAGGAAATTAATTACAGCTCAT GTTGAGCCAGTGTTTGCTAGACAACTGGTTGGCTTTGCAGAACAAAATGGAGGACATTTTATGAGAGGATATGATTTCACAGACCATATTAGCAGCTCAGATGAATATCACAGGACAGTACGTCAAGCTCCACTGCAGGAATGA